The Brassica napus cultivar Da-Ae chromosome C7, Da-Ae, whole genome shotgun sequence genomic interval CGGACGAAATAAGTTTCATGGCCAAGGAGGAGGAAAAGATTCTCACCCCCCATCATGATGCCATGGTTATATCGCTCACTGTAGCGAACTGCCTGGTGAAAAGGATACTGGTAGATTATGGAAGCTCCGAcaacatcatcttccaggcCGCATACAAGGATCTAGGACTGGAGGAAAGCACTCTAACTCTAAGGATAACCCCACTCATAGGGTTCAGCGGAGAAGTCAAGCAAACCGCCAGAGAGTTGACCCTCCCAGTATATGCTGAAGGGCTCAACATGTCAACCAAGTTCCTTGATGTTGACTGCGACTCATCCTACAATATGATCCTAGGACGGCCCTGGATTCACGGCATGGGAGCCATCCCTTCGACTCTTCACCAGATGGTGAAATTCCCTGCACCCTGGGGCATAAGGACAATAAGAGGGGAACAAGAGTATTCCCGCCTCTGCTACCAGACTAACTTTAAGGGaaagaccaaggtcttatagcaattacagagcAAGCCTCCAGCTCACCATAACGAGGAACCGGAGATAGAAGAAATGGATGACGTGCAATTAACCGAAGGAGATCAGACCCGACATCTCAAAATCGGCTCTAAGCTGACCGAAGGACTAAGGAGGAGGTTAATAGACTTCGTCAGGTCTAACTCCGACTGTTTCGCTTGGTCTCACGCAGATATGCCTGGGATCGACATGGATATCATCATGGACAATCTGCAGGTAGATCCCTTATATCAACCCGTCAGACAAAAGAGGAGGAAGTTTGCTCCCGAAAGGGACGAAATCATCAACGATGAAGTCAAAAGCCTGCTCGGCGCGGGGTTCATTCACGAGGTACAATATCCGGAATGGCTAGCCAACGTCGTGGAAGTCAAGAAAAAGAATGGGAAGTGGAGAGTCTGCATAGAATTCACAGACCTCAACATGTCCTGCCTTAAGGACCCCTTCCCTCTGCCTCATATCGACAAGCTGGTTGACGCTACCGTGGGTCATCAGCTGATGAGCTTCATGGAAGCGTTCTCCGGCTATAATCAAATACTCATGCACTCAGAAGACCAGGAGAAAACATCTTTCATGACGTTTAGAGGGATCTATTGCTACAAGGTTATGCCCTTTGGTTTAAAGAACACGGGATCAACCTCCAGCGACTGGTGACTATGATGTTTGCCGACCAGATAGGACGAACCAAGGAGGTCTAAATCGACGACATGCTGTTCAAGTCCCTAGAGTCTGAGGACCACATATCTCACCTGCAACAAGCCTTCTCCACTCACCGGAAGtacaacatgaagctcaacccaaCTAAATGCTCATTCGGGGTCAATTCTGGCAAGTTCCTCGGGAACATTGTAACCCACCGGGGGATCGAGGCCAACCCGGAGAAAATCAAGCCCATTCATTCGATCCCTTCCCCGAAGAACGTCAAGGAGGTCCAAAAGCTAACAGGAAGAATGGCGGCCTTGAGTAGATTCATCTCCAGACTCTCAGACAGATCTCATGCCTTCTTTGTAACTCTCAAAAACCAAAAGAACTTCCAGTGGACGGAAGAGTGCGAATCCGCTCTCCATGAGCTAAAGGCATATCCCACCACTTCTCCTCGCCTATCTAAGCCACTACTCGGTGAGGTTCTGCTGCTATATCTGGCAGTCTCGGAGCACGCCGTAAGCGCCGTCCTGATACGCGAGGAGGCAAGCAAGCAGCTACCAATCTACTACGTAAGTAAGGCTCTCCTGGATGCGGAAACCCGCTACAGCCAATTAGAGAAGCTGGCCTTAGCCCTGATAGTCGCCGCTCGTAAGCTGCGACGCCACTTCCAGGCTCACCCAATTGTGGTAGTCACCTCCTTCCCTCTAAAGTTGGTTCTCCACAAGCCCAAAATCTCCGGACGCCTCGCTAAATGGGCTGTGGAACTAAGGGAGTACGACGTAATCTTTCGACCTACCACATCTATAAAGTCACAGGTTCTGGCAGACTTTGTGGCTGAATTCTCCCCGACCTTGCTCCCGGCTCTGGAGCAAGAAGTGCGCCTCCGAAGCAAAACAAAGGAAGAGGGAGGAAGAGGGAGAATGGGTCCTGCACGTCAAAGGATCCATCAACGTCAGAGGAGCCGGAGTAGGAATAGTGCTTACCTCCCCGACAGGGAACACGGCCTCAAGGGCCGTGAGATGCAACTTCAAAGCAACCAACAACGAAAGCGAGTACAAGGCCCTAATCGGTGGGCTAACACTCGCCCATCAGATGGGGGCAGAAAACATCCAGGTCTTCGGTGACTCCCAGCTAATAGTCAACCAGGTACATGGAGTGTACCAAGCAAAGGACGACAACATGATCCAGTATCTGGCGGTCGTCCAGTGTCTCCTCAAGAAGTTAAAGAGTTACAAGCTCTCTCAAATCCCCAGGGAACAAAACTCGCAAGCCGATGCCCTGGCTAATCTAGGGTCCTCCCTTGAAACAAACAGCCTGATGAGTATACCATTGGTTGTGCTTTAATGT includes:
- the LOC106349581 gene encoding uncharacterized protein LOC106349581; this translates as MISHVILGSSEISGISHAPAKKSTWNAKNGLEAAKPKCLLLGTDEISFMAKEEEKILTPHHDAMVISLTVANCLVKRILVDYGSSDNIIFQAAYKDLGLEESTLTLRITPLIGFSGEVKQTARELTLPVYAEGLNMSTKFLDVDCDSSYNMILGRPWIHGMGAIPSTLHQMVKFPAPWGIRTIRGEQEYSRLCYQTNFKGKTKVL